The sequence AACATGGTAATATCGTAGCCAtcaaatttgctatattttaaaaatacttttcaTTTCACTATATTCGAAAATAtgcattttttaaaagacaACTTACGAACATAATGACACAAAAGTTTACAGAGTAtagaaaaatttacaaaatagtTACAAAACATAACAAGATATTTGCAATAGATTTTTGTAATAAATGTAATTCGGATAATAAGCAATCAAACGTTCCAAAGTTAATGTGATACATATCTTGGTTtgtataaatataataaatcagGATAAATGGTGatgttttactatatttataaacattttatcatttgaaataattattcaaaattacATCCAATAAATACAAAAGGTATATAATTTAAACAATATATGTGTTAAAAAGTCGTTACATGATGTGTCAATCCAACCATACTCTTCTTTTAATAACACTTGTCTTATAATTAGTATATATGTGTGAAAAACATCACCAACAAAAGTATTTGGACGTGGAAAATTGTAATGCTAATAATAATCACGCGGGTTGCATTAGACTTTGTGTTAGTGGCTGCTGCACTCACCCTTACTTTGAAGAAAAGCTTAACTAAATTCACATTTTACCTTACCTCATATATTCacctcttttcctctttttttcatttctctTCTTTGAGTGCTTGCCATTTTAGTGAAAGTtccaaaataattgattttggAAGTGCTGCAATATGCAACCATTCCCCTTTCCCTTTGAAAAGCACTtcacaattatttttattacccaagttttctttttccaacttttgaaaaaaaaaaaaacctttttgtCTTCTAGaaataaaacccaacaaaagtGAGTTGAGAATTTACAATACTCAATTTTATACCAAATGCACACTTAACCTTTCAACATTTTGATTGCTTACGGTCTGAATtacaaatattacaaaaatttattacaAACATACTTCTAACATCCATAAaatttatcattaatagaattctattattgatatgatctatcactgataagctttgaaaattatatctaaattttatcatatttacaaaTGATTTTGcattatacatatataaaaaagtctaattaatataattataaattcctttaatttttttaaaattacacaaaaaaaatttataagaaAGCTAGATATTGTCAAATTTGAACATTGATGAAATATAGGAGGACTCTTGTTAGGGCCTCATGGGTAAAAAGCCCTAAAATTTATGAATCCCCATTTTGGGCTATAACTTTGGGCCTGACCCATATACCTCACTTTTTCAAGAAGGTCCATCTTCTGGGCCTCCAACGGTCGGAAAAATAAAGACAAAGTATATTTACCGGAAAGAAGGAGTACTCGAATCAAAGGCAAAATTTCCCTCTAATTCACTACTGGCAGCCGCCCCCTTTCCTCAGCAGCTCACTTGCTAGTAATCAAGTCTTTCCTGTTCTTCCAATTTCCTCCCTTCGATTGCTTCTCTGTAATGATTCTTCTTTTTACCATTAATCTggcgttttttttttttgtagatctTCTAGAGTATTTTATTAAAGGGTTAAATATTGTTGGTAATTTATTGTGTTCATTCACTTTCTTTGACCATCAACCGTTGATTTCTCAGAGATTTTCCCTTGTATGCCATGGTAATTAGGGGGtttcttgaaaagaaaattaatctATTGATTTACTAGCATTTCTTGATTTCTGGGAGATTTTGACATAGGCCACATTAATGAGGAAATGATCAAAATGCTCTTTGAAGccattgttctttttttctaatCCTTGTGATGTTCCATGGTCTGTAATTTGAGATTAAAGTTCTATTAATTCTTTTTCAGTTAGACACTTGTTGAGTTGCGTTCTAAAATGGGTGAAAAAACATTTGATGATGGTGGCCTAAATGTTTCAGCCATTGAAACTAATCCGTCTATGGACAAACAAATTGAAGGGATTCATGGTAATCAGAATTCAGAAAGTAACATCGCATGTATGACACCAGAGAAAGCTGATGAGTATTTGAAAGGAAaattgaaagaagaagagatCAAACTTCAAGAAAAGTGAGTGTCTAAAACGTTTAGGGTATAAGTTTTATGTTGGTTGCTAAGCTTTGTTCACAAGCATTTCATAACGTTTATGTTAGCTTTTTGTtagataatttacttaaaaatttaCTGGTTActgaaatgtttttttttaacgaCAAGTTTgtggatttaaaaataatgtaaaaTGAAATTATCTTGAATATTTATGGAAGAAAATAAGAATTTTAACAACATTTTGTCACAGTACATTTGATTTAACTTGAACTCAATTGGATTATATGCAGATGCCAGAcaattgtagagttctttacttGCTTGACTTCCTCGATGAGGCTGCTTAAAATGAGAAAGAAGATGTCTACCTTTCACAATGTATCCCGTCAGGTGTCGGTTATGACAAAAAGGTATATTGTTTCGTAATTCTGTTGAACTTGTatgtttttagttttggttCGGATGAATATTATAGAAGCTCGATAACTAAAATTTGTgttctttgttctttttctgTTTCAGAATGTTTTTGGACAAACATCTAGCACAAATAGTATATATCATTCCAGAAGCTGTGAATATTGATAAAGTGATGATTCATGACAAGAAGACATCGTGCATGAAACCGGAAATGATAATCAGTCTTCAATTAGATGTTGTAAAAGGTCACTCTGAGCATTCTGATTTTTTGGCATTACACAAAGTTTTTGCTTCAAGGGTATTAAAATACTTTGCAGTCCATACAGAGGTACTTTCCTACGTTATTAGAAACTAATTGTATGCTAATTCAAAAGAAACCACAAAAAGTTATACGAAAACGAGCATATTTATTGGCATGAACTCTATCTCCAAATGTCCATAGCCCCACTCGTTGCACTGAAAATAGCACGAATGTTTATGATAAGTATACTGTTCTCAAACATGGATCAACTGAAACTCAAAAGGATCGAACCATTGAActttttatgaaattttgataaataaaagGGTTCATGCTTTGGAGTTGCAATTTTGATTGCTAGGTCAAGCCTTTGTCTCTTAGAGTTGGCTTTGGGGTAGGCAAAACCTCTAGCAGGGATGGGCTCCATATTTTGCtttttagttttctattttcttAAATCATGCTTGTTTTCTTATTTGACCTCGGGGCCTAAACCAAATCCTTTCATGATTTGTTAGTTCATTTTGTGCtcatattttaattatattcttCTTGTTTGGCAACTAGAAAAATGAAGTTCCAGAGGGGGCACTACCAAAGCCTTTCAACCGAAGAAAAATATTCTCTCTTGACCAATTGTCTGATAATTCTCCTGAAAGATCTCGACCAACATCCATAGATTCCGATTTGACTTTAGAAGAACTTTGTCCACATTCATCCTTGAAGAGACATTTCTCTAAGAAATCCATTTCTAGTGTAGAGATATCGGAACCGGTTGCATCTTCTATTGTTTTTTCACCATCCATTCCAGCTTGTAGCAGCTTGAAAGAAGAGGATACCAATGATAAGTTGCTTGAAGATATTCCGACACTCTCTCCTCAAGTTGCTGCGGCTAATTCTTCTGAAAGTCCTCTTGTTAAGTCTGTCCTGTCTTCTGCTTCTAGCAGCATTATGACACAAACACCGGTACAGTTGACACCAAAGAGATCAATGCTGCCAAGTTCGGAGGTGAAAACGAGGAAACCTGCAAGTGTTGGAAGTGTATGTAAACCTGCAAAAAGGTTTCTCAACTTTTCTGGCATGGAAGGTGATAATGGCAAGTCAAGTCTAGGTGTGGATGATTTGCAAATCCCTGGAAAGAAGAACTTTCTCGATGAGCATTTCGAAAAGAAGAATTATACTAGTAAAGAAGTAATTAGTCAAGAATCATCTTCTTGCTTGCCTGAACTTGTTTGTGTTGTCTACAACATTTTCAAGTCTGTGAATTGCTCTTCAATTACCAAGGAGGAGCTCGTGCACAAGATTATAATGAATTGTCTTGATATTACTGAGAGAAGTATGTAtggttttttttaaagtaattaATGCTAGTTTGATATGAATTTTTGTTTGACGTAATACTTGTTTGCTTGCAGGAGAAGTGGAAGAGAGAATCGAGCAGCTCGAGAAGTTGGTTCCGAATTGGATCTCCAAGAAATTGACAATTAGCGGGGATGTTACTTTTAGGTGAGTCATTTAAATATCTTCTATAGgtctcttttttaaaaaattatcgcTGATAGGTGAATCAATTTAGATCATTTGTTAGTGAACCATAGCTATCTTTTTATATAAAATCAGTTCACGATCACTTAAATAATATTATGCTTAAATTGTAAATTTGGTGCTTGTGATTTAGacaaagttaaaatttagtcCCTAATCCCTATAGTCCGATAGAACTTCACAGTCCCTATAGTTTAATATAATCTTCTTAAATGGTTGTTCCTACTCTAAAAAAGACAATTTATGAAGATTTTATCAAACTCTAGagattaatttctttttctataaattataaggactaaattttaactttctATATAAGGGACCAAATTTACAATTTATCATCATATTATCGTTCTCGAAGTATCTCACCATAAATAGTATTAACACACTGCCATCTATGTAATGAGTATCACATTTCTCTCTAGTTTTTACACAAATCAAGTTTTAAATATGTGGGAAAGTTAATCAAGTTTTAAATATGCGGGAAAGTTGtgcatttataatttttttcgttCATCGACTATGAAATATTAGCTTTAGTGATTAACACTCTCAAAGGAAATATAACTAGATGTGATCCCTTGAATGCATTCGTATACATGTTAACAACAGTGTCATTTGCTGCAGCATCAACACGAAGGAAGACTTAGAATCGGTTGTGGCGAAAACAGCTCGCATTTGAGAAGTTGCCAAAATGGGGCCTCCACATAACACATAGTTTTGAGTTCGTTATATCTTTACGGTCAAATTGTAATTTTGGTCATGGTTTGGAAAAAAGTTGTAATCTGGTCTCTACAAGAGTATTTATGAAACCATTGAAAATTCTTTCCATGGCAATTTTTTTGAACAGGTTTTCATAGGAGCTAATCAAATGAGAGTTGCTTGATCTCTATTTTTCATTGTTTTGGACCTATTGGTTTAGTATTGTATAGTATCTTGATTAGTGAAATGTGCAAAATTGCCGGTGATCTTACGCAATTATTCAGCTACATATGTAAACGAAAAAGAATCATAGAATCATGTCTAACAAAATAAGTTTACAAAATTCAACTTACGTAACACGGATCGTATATACACTTGATATATCACCAATACATATTTAATACACTCGACACACTATTGATATCCACTCGACATGCTATTGATTTCCACTTTTATACACTTGATATCTTCCTAATAGTTACTTGATATATGATCTAAACTTGGTCCACATTTGATACCCACCAAATATTACACTTttataaagaattgaaaaaagaaaaatatatatttattataaaaacataaaccaCCAAACACCTATCATTataactcaaactaaaataatttacattAGAAACAGAAACTATTTATAACAAAACTATATTAACATACTACTTACCACAAAACTCTCGAAACATTAAAATCTAAAttcatatattaaaaaaaatcataaactTTAACCATAGaaaaatttattcattttcGTTATATTATATGTTTAAATATACGTTAATAATAGCCTGTTGGCGGCTAATTGGCGCCCGCCGGGAAAACAATACAATGAGAAACAAAAACAGCGAGCAATTTCAATCTCTATTTCTCTAATAATTTCCTATAAATAGACAACTTTTTCAATCCCAATTTCATCATCCCCATAAGAAAAAAGAACTCACCAAAATGAAAAACTTTGCATTACTGtgttttcttttcattgtcaTTGCCTCATCTGAGGTACGCTTCTGCCGAGCGGACGCCTCCCCCGATGCAGTCCTCGACACCGATGGAAAGAAGCTTCGAGCCGGTGATCAATATTACATTCTCTCAGTTTACAGCAGAAACAGTGGCGGATTAAGCATCGGCGGTATCTACGGATAcgaaaaatgtcccatcaacatcCTCCCCGAATCTTACGATTATTTAGACGGTCTTCCGGCGACGTTTTCCCCCGTAAACCCTAAGAAAGGTGTGGTCCGAGTTTCTACCGATTTGAACATCGAATTCGAGGCGAGCACTAGGTGTGGAATATCGACCGTGTGGAAAGTAGGTAAGTTTGATCAATACTTGAAGCAGTATTTTGTGACGATGGGCGGAACGAAAGGGAATCCGGGGCGGGAAACGATCGGAAATTGGTTCAAAGTGGAGAAGCATGGTAAGAACTATAAGTTCGTGTATTGTCCAACAGTTTGTAAGTATTGCAAAGTGATGTGCAAAGATGTGGGATTATTTTACAAGAATGGAAGAAGGATTTTTGCTTTGAATGATGCTCCATTCCCTGTTATGTTCAAGAAAGTTCGAACTTGAAGCTGATGAATCATGATGATGAGAGGGAAATTAAGGACTAAAATTTCTCTCTATTATGTATCCAatgtaataataaataaattgttgTAATCCTCTTTATCGAAATAAAAGtttagttattatatatatatatatatatatatatatatatatatatattattagaaaattgttataaataacaaaaaaaatcaaaactatttaaaaaatatagtaagATGTCGGTATTTTCATATTTCTATTGATTTGACATCGATACAAAGGAATAAATCGATATTTCCATTATAACGTAGAAAAATCTACGATACATAAAACTTAATCATCAAAGTACtactaatataaataatagtcatttgaaatcataaaatatttatcgggctaatttatatttattttttttttttatttttttactaattCTTCCATAATATCTATCGAAGTCAATATTTTATCGATAGTTTTTCCATAAAATTGAGATCTCAATATTTTCGTCGACATCAACATTTTAAACCACGGATAGAAACAACTCTCGTTATTTAAAGAAGGTAAAGTCATTTGTGGTTTATTATTAAGAGTaagaaattattataaatgacaaaacttgttaaaaatatttataaaatataactttAGACTTTATATAGACAAACTTCTATTAGTGTTTATTATTGTCTATCAATGTTATCGTGATCGATAAAATCCTATCAAGTGTCtgcaaaattaacaaaatatttacccttataaaaatatcaagtataacagatttttatcttttagtagttttttttctaaaacgTGTAAATACATACATCGTGTGCAAGGCTAAAAGAGTAGTAAATGCAATCACACGAAGGCAAATAGTTTAACTCTAATAATTTGAAATGAGgaaaactaatttatttttattttaaagcattagcttttacattttttaatttcCGGAACACATTGCACCTTtcactttttc comes from Cucumis melo cultivar AY chromosome 12, USDA_Cmelo_AY_1.0, whole genome shotgun sequence and encodes:
- the LOC103482615 gene encoding CDT1-like protein a, chloroplastic isoform X2; translated protein: MRLLKMRKKMSTFHNVSRQVSVMTKRMFLDKHLAQIVYIIPEAVNIDKVMIHDKKTSCMKPEMIISLQLDVVKGHSEHSDFLALHKVFASRVLKYFAVHTEKNEVPEGALPKPFNRRKIFSLDQLSDNSPERSRPTSIDSDLTLEELCPHSSLKRHFSKKSISSVEISEPVASSIVFSPSIPACSSLKEEDTNDKLLEDIPTLSPQVAAANSSESPLVKSVLSSASSSIMTQTPVQLTPKRSMLPSSEVKTRKPASVGSVCKPAKRFLNFSGMEGDNGKSSLGVDDLQIPGKKNFLDEHFEKKNYTSKEVISQESSSCLPELVCVVYNIFKSVNCSSITKEELVHKIIMNCLDITERREVEERIEQLEKLVPNWISKKLTISGDVTFSINTKEDLESVVAKTARI
- the LOC103482615 gene encoding CDT1-like protein a, chloroplastic isoform X1, with protein sequence MGEKTFDDGGLNVSAIETNPSMDKQIEGIHGNQNSESNIACMTPEKADEYLKGKLKEEEIKLQEKCQTIVEFFTCLTSSMRLLKMRKKMSTFHNVSRQVSVMTKRMFLDKHLAQIVYIIPEAVNIDKVMIHDKKTSCMKPEMIISLQLDVVKGHSEHSDFLALHKVFASRVLKYFAVHTEKNEVPEGALPKPFNRRKIFSLDQLSDNSPERSRPTSIDSDLTLEELCPHSSLKRHFSKKSISSVEISEPVASSIVFSPSIPACSSLKEEDTNDKLLEDIPTLSPQVAAANSSESPLVKSVLSSASSSIMTQTPVQLTPKRSMLPSSEVKTRKPASVGSVCKPAKRFLNFSGMEGDNGKSSLGVDDLQIPGKKNFLDEHFEKKNYTSKEVISQESSSCLPELVCVVYNIFKSVNCSSITKEELVHKIIMNCLDITERREVEERIEQLEKLVPNWISKKLTISGDVTFSINTKEDLESVVAKTARI
- the LOC103482610 gene encoding kunitz trypsin inhibitor 5, which produces MKNFALLCFLFIVIASSEVRFCRADASPDAVLDTDGKKLRAGDQYYILSVYSRNSGGLSIGGIYGYEKCPINILPESYDYLDGLPATFSPVNPKKGVVRVSTDLNIEFEASTRCGISTVWKVGKFDQYLKQYFVTMGGTKGNPGRETIGNWFKVEKHGKNYKFVYCPTVCKYCKVMCKDVGLFYKNGRRIFALNDAPFPVMFKKVRT